The Coffea arabica cultivar ET-39 chromosome 9e, Coffea Arabica ET-39 HiFi, whole genome shotgun sequence genome has a window encoding:
- the LOC113709688 gene encoding monolignol oxidoreductase AtBBE-like 15 has product MPSSISLMFLPLLLFLLSSASWAAASDHSIEDKFYQCVNLHTDLSIPFHSAFFTPENASFTSVLQSTAMNLRCLGPSRPKPELIFTPLTESQVQAAVICAKELNIQLRVRSGGHDYEGISYTSATPFPFIMIDLAKLRFINVSIEENSAWAQVGATIGEVYYRISQKSRIHGFPAGLCTSLGIGGHITGGAYGPMMRKYGLGADNVVDARIVDATGRILDRASMGEDFFWAIRGGGGGSFGILLAWKLSLVPVPLTVTVFTVPWTLEQGATKLLYRWQQVADTLDEDLFIRVLISAVNSTDQKGKRTIQTAYQALFLGRANRLLKVMKKGFPELGLTQKDCVEMSWIESVLYIAGYPRTLKPEFLLQRKSFFNKTYFKAKSDFVKEPIPKFALEGIWKRFLQEDSPFTIWNAYGGMMGKIPESEIPFPHRKGRKFMIQWLTAWQSGDKKTTDKHIDWIRKLYDSVAPYVSKFPREAYVNYRDLDLGVDKLSGNVNYLKACFWGSNYFKDNFKRLVQVKTKVDPDNFFRHEQSIPTLHSLSEEDEKKMIN; this is encoded by the coding sequence ATGCCGTCTTCAATCTCACTCATGTTCCTCCCATTATTACTTTTTCTGTTATCATCAGCTTCATGGGCTGCTGCTTCAGACCATTCAATTGAAGATAAATTCTACCAGTGTGTAAATCTCCATACTGATCTTTCCATACCTTTTCATAGTGCATTTTTCACCCCAGAAAATGCTTCATTTACTTCTGTTCTGCAATCTACTGCGATGAATCTGAGGTGCTTGGGGCCATCTAGGCCTAAACCTGAGCTTATTTTCACACCATTGACAGAATCCCAAGTTCAAGCAGCAGTTATCTGTGCAAAAGAGCTTAATATTCAGCTCAGAGTCCGCAGTGGAGGCCATGATTATGAGGGCATATCGTATACTTCTGCCACACCATTCCCTTTCATAATGATTGACCTTGCCAAACTTCGATTCATCAATGTTAGTATAGAGGAAAACAGCGCCTGGGCCCAAGTAGGAGCTACAATTGGCGAAGTTTATTACAGAATTTCGCAGAAAAGCAGAATTCATGGTTTCCCTGCTGGCCTCTGTACAAGCTTGGGGATTGGTGGGCACATAACAGGAGGGGCATATGGTCCCATGATGCGAAAATACGGGCTTGGAGCTGATAATGTGGTGGATGCTCGAATAGTTGATGCAACAGGGAGGATTCTTGATCGTGCATCAATGGGAGAGGATTTCTTTTGGGCAATTAGGGGAGGCGGCGGAGGGAGCTTTGGAATCCTCCTAGCCTGGAAGCTAAGTTTGGTTCCAGTACCGTTAACTGTCACAGTTTTCACTGTTCCATGGACATTGGAACAAGGAGCAACTAAACTTCTGTACAGGTGGCAACAAGTTGCTGACACTCTTGATGAAGACCTCTTCATCAGAGTTCTCATAAGTGCTGTGAATTCTACTGATCAGAAAGGAAAGAGAACGATACAAACTGCCTATCAGGCCTTATTTCTTGGAAGGGCTAACAGACTCCTGAAAGTAATGAAGAAAGGCTTTCCTGAATTAGGATTAACACAAAAAGATTGCGTTGAAATGAGCTGGATTGAATCAGTTCTTTACATTGCTGGCTACCCGCGAACTTTAAAGCCTGAATTTTTGCTTCAGAGGAAGTCATTCTTCAACAAGACTTATTTCAAAGCTAAGTCAGATTTTGTAAAAGAGCCCATCCCAAAATTTGCGTTGGAAGGAATATGGAAAAGGTTTCTACAAGAAGATTCTCCGTTCACAATTTGGAATGCTTATGGTGGAATGATgggaaaaattccagaatctgaaATTCCTTTTCCTcacagaaaaggaagaaaattcatgaTCCAGTGGCTGACGGCATGGCAAAGTGGAGACAAGAAAACTACAGATAAGCACATTGATTGGATCAGAAAATTATATGACTCCGTAGCTCCTTATGTTTCTAAATTCCCCAGAGAAGCTTATGTGAATTACAGGGATCTTGATTTGGGAGTGGATAAGCTTAGCGGAAACGTAAATTATCTGAAAGCATGTTTCTGGGGCTCTAACTACTTCAAAGACAACTTCAAAAGACTCGTGCAGGTGAAGACAAAAGTTGATCCTGATAATTTCTTCAGGCATGAGCAGAGCATTCCAACGCTTCATTCCTTGTCTGAAGAAGATGAGAAGAAGATGATAAACTGA